The following coding sequences lie in one Xanthomonas hyacinthi genomic window:
- a CDS encoding LacI family DNA-binding transcriptional regulator: MGKRQGRAGSAVTLLDVARHAGVSPMTASRVINRHPRVGAAMRERVEASIKTLGYRPNLAGRSLRTASLARIGVLYSNPSAAYLNQFMLGVLEQSSLDGSQVLVEKSDDMGSQRAATERLLDAGVDGVILPPPLCDSRQTIEELDARGIPVVAVATGTPMQGVSSVRIDDYQAACAITRHLIDLGHRDIGFISGDPKHTPSALRSRAFFDTMAAAGLPVAATRVAEGLFTYRSGLVAATALLHAAPRPTALLCSNDDMAAAAVAIAYGLRLRVPEDLSIAGFDDTPVATTIWPELTTIHQPVTAMGRAAVALLLGEIRQRRDGLPSRGIHQVMKYTLVTRGSTAPPADAPLPQAAG; the protein is encoded by the coding sequence ATGGGCAAACGGCAAGGTCGTGCAGGCTCCGCGGTGACGCTGCTGGATGTGGCGCGGCACGCGGGTGTCTCGCCGATGACCGCCTCACGCGTGATCAACCGCCACCCGCGGGTGGGCGCGGCGATGCGCGAGCGCGTCGAGGCCTCGATCAAGACGCTCGGCTACCGTCCCAACCTCGCCGGACGTTCGCTGCGCACCGCCAGCCTGGCGCGGATCGGCGTGCTGTACAGCAATCCCAGCGCGGCCTATCTCAACCAGTTCATGCTCGGCGTGCTCGAGCAGAGCAGCCTGGACGGCAGCCAGGTGCTGGTGGAAAAGAGCGACGACATGGGCAGCCAGCGCGCCGCCACCGAGCGCCTGCTCGACGCCGGCGTGGACGGGGTGATCCTGCCGCCGCCGCTGTGCGACTCGCGGCAGACCATCGAGGAACTGGACGCGCGCGGCATCCCGGTCGTCGCGGTAGCCACCGGCACGCCGATGCAGGGCGTCAGTTCGGTGCGCATCGACGATTACCAGGCGGCCTGCGCGATCACCCGCCACCTGATCGACCTCGGCCACCGCGACATCGGCTTCATCAGCGGCGATCCCAAGCACACCCCGAGCGCGCTGCGCAGCCGCGCGTTCTTCGACACCATGGCCGCGGCCGGCCTTCCGGTCGCCGCCACGCGCGTGGCCGAAGGCCTGTTCACCTATCGCTCCGGACTGGTCGCCGCGACCGCGCTGCTGCACGCCGCGCCGCGCCCCACCGCGCTGCTGTGCAGCAACGACGACATGGCCGCCGCTGCGGTCGCCATCGCCTACGGCCTGCGCCTGCGTGTGCCCGAGGACCTGTCGATCGCCGGCTTCGACGACACGCCGGTGGCGACCACGATCTGGCCCGAGCTGACCACCATCCACCAGCCGGTCACTGCGATGGGCCGCGCGGCGGTGGCGCTGCTGCTCGGCGAGATCCGCCAACGCCGCGACGGCCTGCCCAGCCGCGGCATCCACCAGGTGATGAAGTACACGCTGGTGACGCGCGGCTCGACCGCGCCGCCGGCGGATGCGCCGTTGCCGCAGGCGGCCGGCTAG
- a CDS encoding M28 family peptidase, whose product MRRLAVVIAAMLATASAAAAETTRIPAAALSTAATLREQALADDTGWKVVESLTTEVGPRMAGSEADARAVAWATAKFKALGFDKVWTEPVTFPKWERRSEHAQVLGANAQPLRVTALGGSPAGTVEAEVVRFADLAALQAAPADALRGKIAFVDYQMLKARDGKDYGNGGAVRSKGPSEAIRKGAIGFVMRSAGTDSHRVPHTGITRFEEGLTPVPAAALSVPDANQLARLLARGPVRLRLALDCGWDGQATSYNVIGEITGRSKPKDVVVIGGHLDSWDLGTGAIDDGAGVGISMAAGHLIGQLKRAPKRTIRVVAFANEEQGLYGGKAYAQAHAKDVALHQIAAESDFGAGRIYAFNTGSGDAAGSREATRQIAEALAPLGIDYAPDSGGPGPDVGPLAAKGGAWAWLAQDGSDYFDLHHTADDTLDKIDPKALAQNVAAYAVFAYLAAEADGGFGSQAKTVQPPRE is encoded by the coding sequence ATGCGCCGTCTTGCCGTCGTCATCGCCGCCATGCTCGCCACCGCGTCCGCCGCCGCGGCCGAGACCACCCGCATCCCGGCCGCGGCGCTGTCCACCGCCGCCACGCTGCGCGAGCAGGCGCTGGCCGACGACACCGGCTGGAAGGTGGTCGAATCGCTGACCACCGAGGTCGGCCCGCGCATGGCCGGCAGCGAGGCCGATGCGCGCGCGGTGGCGTGGGCCACGGCCAAGTTCAAGGCGCTGGGCTTCGACAAGGTGTGGACCGAGCCGGTGACGTTCCCGAAATGGGAGCGGCGCAGCGAGCACGCACAGGTGCTGGGCGCAAACGCGCAGCCGCTGCGCGTCACCGCGCTGGGCGGCAGCCCGGCCGGCACGGTCGAGGCCGAGGTGGTGCGCTTCGCCGATCTGGCCGCGCTGCAGGCCGCACCGGCCGATGCGCTGCGCGGCAAGATCGCCTTCGTCGATTACCAGATGCTCAAGGCACGCGACGGCAAGGACTACGGCAACGGCGGCGCGGTGCGCAGCAAGGGGCCGTCGGAAGCGATACGCAAGGGCGCGATCGGCTTCGTAATGCGCTCGGCCGGCACCGATTCGCACCGCGTGCCGCATACCGGCATCACCCGTTTCGAGGAAGGCCTGACCCCGGTGCCGGCGGCGGCACTGTCGGTGCCCGACGCCAACCAGCTGGCGCGGCTGCTCGCGCGCGGCCCGGTGCGCCTGCGCCTGGCGCTGGACTGCGGCTGGGACGGCCAGGCCACCTCGTACAACGTGATCGGCGAGATCACCGGGCGCAGCAAGCCCAAGGACGTGGTGGTGATCGGCGGTCATCTGGATTCGTGGGACCTGGGCACTGGCGCGATCGACGATGGGGCCGGGGTCGGCATCAGCATGGCCGCCGGACACCTGATCGGCCAGCTCAAGCGCGCGCCCAAGCGCACGATCCGCGTGGTCGCCTTCGCCAACGAGGAGCAGGGGCTGTACGGCGGCAAGGCCTATGCGCAGGCGCATGCCAAGGACGTGGCCTTGCACCAGATCGCCGCCGAGAGCGACTTCGGCGCCGGCCGCATCTATGCGTTCAACACCGGCTCGGGCGACGCGGCGGGCTCGCGCGAGGCGACCCGGCAGATCGCCGAGGCGCTGGCGCCGCTCGGCATCGACTACGCGCCGGACAGCGGCGGCCCCGGCCCCGACGTGGGCCCGCTCGCGGCCAAGGGCGGCGCCTGGGCGTGGCTGGCGCAGGACGGCAGCGACTACTTCGACCTGCACCACACCGCCGACGACACCCTGGACAAGATCGACCCCAAGGCGCTGGCGCAAAACGTCGCCGCCTACGCGGTGTTCGCCTACCTGGCCGCGGAAGCCGACGGCGGCTTCGGCAGCCAGGCCAAGACAGTGCAACCGCCCAGGGAGTAA
- the mscL gene encoding large-conductance mechanosensitive channel protein MscL produces MGMIREFKEFAMRGNVLDLAVGVVLGAAFGKIVTALVEKIIMPPIGMLAGGVDFSRWAWTLQAATADAAGKDVPAVVIGIGDFLNTILQFVIVAFAIFMLVKAINRLARKEPPAPKAPSEEVLLLREIRDALNNDAAPK; encoded by the coding sequence ATGGGCATGATCCGCGAGTTCAAGGAATTCGCCATGCGCGGCAACGTGCTGGACCTGGCGGTCGGCGTGGTGCTCGGCGCCGCGTTCGGCAAGATCGTCACCGCGCTGGTGGAGAAGATCATCATGCCGCCGATCGGCATGCTCGCTGGCGGCGTGGATTTCTCGCGCTGGGCGTGGACGCTGCAGGCGGCGACGGCGGATGCGGCGGGCAAGGACGTGCCGGCGGTGGTGATCGGCATCGGCGATTTCCTCAACACCATCCTCCAGTTCGTGATCGTGGCCTTCGCCATCTTCATGCTGGTCAAGGCGATCAATCGCCTCGCGCGCAAGGAACCGCCCGCGCCCAAGGCGCCGAGCGAGGAAGTGCTGCTGCTGCGCGAGATCCGCGATGCGTTGAACAACGACGCCGCGCCCAAGTAG